The following proteins are encoded in a genomic region of Necator americanus strain Aroian chromosome II, whole genome shotgun sequence:
- a CDS encoding hypothetical protein (NECATOR_CHRII.G7584.T1), which yields MTSLEDFTKQVNELPNWGKAALAGGLAIILYIPYKWLTSAPRKSPIKEDWKSGVVYLYQFPRTRILPSPSAPCLKVETWLRMAEIQYENIPCLLSPRSKEGTLPFVEFEGVEYPDSSFIIRDLTRLLGVKLEDHLNDEQRALSRAFEEMAHNSLLASHKLFRLENVSQFAELLPPEFFGFFHPILVALFKRKYISSTASMLTWSGIGKHSREEQINIGSDDIRAISKYLGTKHYFTGFKPTRIDATLFAVLAQIVYAPYENEHLDVIKNECPNIMEYVERIKNRYWPDWGEATTKYSMDSNWKKRPKGYTSLTNSNDTLPRKKPSE from the exons ATGACAAGCCTGGAGGATTTTACCAAACAAGTGAATGAGTTACCAAACTGGGGAAAAGCCGCATTGGCAGGAGGACTGGCTATTATTCTCTATATTCCCTATAAATGGCTTACATCGGCTCCACGTAAGAGTCCTATAAAAGAGGATTGGAAGAGTG GTGTTGTCTATCTTTATCAGTTCCCACGAACGAGAATCCTACCGAGCCCCTCAGCTCCTTGTCTCAAAGTCGAAACGTGGCTTCGTATGGCCGAAATACAGTACGAG aatattccATGCTTGCTGTCCCCGAGGTCAAAAGAAGGCACACTGCCGTTTGTCGAATTTGAAGGAGTCGAATATCCGGACTCATCCTTTATAATTCG TGACCTCACACGACTTCTCGGTGTTAAACTCGAGGATCACCTGAATGATGAGCAGAGAGCGTTATCGCGTGCATTCGAAGAAATGGCGCACAACTCTTTGCTGGCCTCGCATAAATTATTCAGGCTTGAAAATGTGTCACAA TTCGCAGAACTTCTTCCGCCGGAATTCTTCGGATTCTTCCATCCTATTCTCGTTGCTCTATTCAAAAGGAAATACATCAGCTCT ACAGCATCAATGCTAACCTGGTCAGGAATTGGAAAGCATAGTCGCGAGGAGCAGATCAACATTGGAAGCGACGACATTCGAGCGATAAGCAAGTATCTCGGCACTAAACACTATTTCACCGGGTTCAAACCCACTCGG ATCGATGCCACGTTATTTGCTGTTCTCGCACAAATAGTATACGCTCCATATGAAAATGAACATTTGGACGTCATCAAGAACGAATGTCCCAATATTATGGAATATGTGGAACGTATTAAGAATAG GTATTGGCCCGACTGGGGAGAGGCAACGACCAAGTACTCGATGGATAGCAATTGGAAGAAACGACCGAAGGGCTACACTTCCTTGACAAACTCAAACGACACACTGCCGAGAAAGAAGCCATCTGAATAG
- a CDS encoding hypothetical protein (NECATOR_CHRII.G7582.T1) — MNLFGSCLPYFGNCLECMQGPSFSATASYSQMANPLSPSIRLDVAKSGKDVVILKEGERICGTGAALGTLPIVQNKAYFQVDVQQNGTWGVGLGNSHTPLDAVPVASDFWGVRDNGDIVANATVLGKLNKPISEGDTIGVCYDHVELKFLVNGEWAEPSITGVRGPAYPIIYVDESAIIDVKFRKFTEDVPSGYDEILAEQTLL, encoded by the exons atgaaTCTCTTTGGTAGCTGTTTACCGTATTTCGGAAACTGTCTTGAATGTATGCAAGGACCGTCTTTCTCTGCTACCGCATCTTACTCTCAAATGGCGAACCCTTTATCACCATCAATTCGGCTTGATGTAGCAAAGAGCG GAAAGGACGTCgttattttgaaagaaggCGAACGAATATGTGGAACAGGCGCTGCTTTGGGTACTTTACCCATTGTGCAAAACAAAGCATATTTCCAAGTTGACGTGCAACAGAATG GAACATGGGGTGTTGGACTTGGTAACTCTCACACTCCACTAGACGCTGTCCCTGTTGCAAGTGATTTCTGGGGTGTTCGTGATAACGGCGATATTGTTGCGAACGCGACAGTTCTCGGAAAGCTTAACAAACCAATCTCTGAAGGAGATACTATT GGTGTATGCTATGACCACGTCGAACTCAAGTTTTTGGTGAATGGCGAATGGGCGGAGCCAAGTATAACAGGAGTTAGGGGACCG GCCTACCCAATTATCTACGTGGACGAGTCTGCCATTATAGATGTTAAATTTCGGAAGTTTACCGAAGATGTTCCCAGCGGATACGATGAAATACTTGCTGAGCAGACATTGCTTTGA
- a CDS encoding hypothetical protein (NECATOR_CHRII.G7583.T3): protein MKAVPKNKRSSTDVKIPIDFQHFAGIISPAISTFHRCRFREQLAKLDAMHHVRTKVPQRWSRERVLFTALAARFTLVFYSNIHDYIFHVNFTDIDYSVYSDAARHVAEGRSPFARETYRYTPALAWILQPVVTYKDFGKFLFCLFDILVGWMYFEMMSLQRSLTHEKSEKVEGPQTGSKETLEEEVNNSDESIMLPVVIFWLANPLTAIISARGNADVLVCAAVLYTLYLLMKGQWFTAALAHGFLAIHLKIYPLIYFPSIFLHLCQFSPKEGAIAGLKQLLSNWKGFTFAVISLTSFGLVVSFFYYFYGDQFLEEFLLYHIKRRDIKHNFSPYFYPLSLVDDNESLSKIIGFLAFFPQAFLVIFFAFRYYKDLPFCWFLSTFAFVTFNKVCTSQYFVWYIVFLPLIIDRIKMSVRDAVSLILMWSARAREYRTRMVFYLIGLGLGDVEDITVKGLNIVKKCKRVHLEAYTSILCYGLDKSKLEEFYGREVIEADRTLVEQNSDEILDGADVDDVAMLVVGDPFGATTHTDLVLRAKEKNIPVKVVHNASIMNAVGCCGLQLYNFGETVSIVMWLNGWEPDSYYDKIASNMEKGFHTLCLLDIKTKEQSVENMMRGRKIYEPARYLTCAEAARQLLKIAERKKESGVEPVYSESSPCVGLARVGWDDQKIVFCSLKEMSQCDLGPPLHSLILPGHMHPLENNSGSQHTHFLEISSLSVEELPSVEHQLSLTAIKKRSNVWLHSSLNLLRHKDKMNDEYGLLFQTFMTTFSLAVCTYRIFD from the exons atgaaagcagtcccaaagaataaaagaagctCGACTGATGTGAAGATACCCATCGACTTCCAGCATTTCGCCGGGATCATCTCACC AGCAATCTCCACTTTCCACCGATGTCGTTTTCGCGAG CAGCTGGCTAAATTAGACGCTATGCATCACGTGAGGACGAAAGTACCACAGCGTTGGTCTCGTGAGAGG GTCTTGTTCACTGCTTTAGCGGCTCGCTTCACGCTGGTTTTCTACTCCAACATCCATGACTATATATTTCAT GTGAATTTCACTGATATCGACTACAGCGTGTACAGCGATGCTGCCCGTCATGTGGCTGAAGGCAGGAGTCCTTTTGCGAGGGAAACGTACAG ATACACTCCAGCGTTAGCATGGATTCTGCAACCTGTAGTAACCTATAAGGATTTCG ggaaatttctgttctgttTATTCGATATTCTTGTCGGATGGATGTACTTTGAAATGATGTCGCTTCAGCGCAGTCTAACTCatgagaaaagtgaaaaagtcgAAGG CCCACAAACCGGTAGCAAGGAAACCCTtgaggaagaagtgaataactCCGATGAATCAATAATGCTACCTGTCGTGATATTTTGGCTAGCTAATCCTTTGACTGCCATAATATCTGCGAG AGGCAATGCAGATGTCTTAGTCTGTGCAGCTGTGCTCTATACTTTATACCTACTTATGAAAGGACAG TGGTTCACTGCTGCATTAGCTCATGGTTTCCTGGCTATCCATCTGAAAATCTACCCACTTATCTATTTTCCCTCGATATTTCTGCATCTGTGTCAATTTTCACCCAAAGAAGGTGCTATTGCGGGCTTGAAGCAGTTACTTTCTAACTGGAAAGGTTTTACCTTTGCTGTG ATAAGCCTGACAAGTTTTGGCTTggttgtttcatttttctattatttttatggtGATCAATTTCTCGAAGAGTTCCTTCTCTATCATATCAAAAGGAGAGACATAAAACATAATTTCTCACCATACTTCTAT ccTCTTTCCTTAGTTGACGACAATGAAAGTCTATCGAAAATCATTGGATTTCTCGCTTTTTTCCCACAAGCATTCCTTgtcattttctttgcattcag ATATTACAAGGATTTGCCATTCTGTTGGTTCTTGAGCACTTTTGCCTTTGTGACATTCAACAAAGTATGCACTAGCCAATACTTTGTATGGTACATTGTGTTTCTGCCACTAATCATCGACAGAATCAAG aTGTCAGTGAGAGATGCTGTGAGCCTCATTTTAATGTGGTCTGCTA GAGCAAGAG AGTATAGAACCCGAATGGTTTTCTATCTCATAGGACTTGGACTAGGTGATGTGGAAGACATTACTGTGAAAGGGCTGAACATCGTGAA AAAATGCAAGCGAGTGCACTTAGAAGCGTACACGAGCATTCTCTGTTATGGGCTGGACAAGTCGAAACTGGAAGAGTTCTACGGTCGTGAAGTGATTGAAGCAGATCGAACATTAGTTGAACAGAATTCAG ATGAAATACTGGATGGAGCAGATGTTGACGACGTTGCTATGCTTGTCGTAGGAGATCCTTTTGGTGCCACTACACATACAGATTTGGTACTTCgagcgaaggaaaaaaatatcccG GTGAAAGTTGTACACAACGCTTCTATTATGAATGCCGTAGGATGTTGTGGACTTCAG tTGTATAACTTTGGCGAAACCGTTTCTATAGTGATGTGGCTAAACGGATGGGAGCCGGACAGTTATTACGACAAAATTGCTTCCAACATGGAGAAAGGATTCCACACATTATGTTTGCTAG ATATCAAAACTAAAGAGCAATCCGTCGAAAATATGATGAG aggcCGGAAGATCTATGAACCGGCGCGATACTTAACATGTGCCGAAGCCGCTAGACAATTGTTGAAGattgctgaaagaaaaaaagagtccgGAGTTGAGCCGG TCTACAGTGAATCTTCACCATGTGTAGGATTGGCACGAGTCGGATGGGATGATCAAAAG ATTGTGTTCTGCAGTCTGAAAGAAATGTCGCAGTGTGATCTTGGTCCACCTTTGCATTCGCTCATATTGCCAGGTCATATGCATCCGTTGGAG AACAACAGTGGAAGTCAACATACacatttccttgaaatttcttctctttctgttGAGGAATTACCTTCTGTTGAACATCAG CTTTCTTTAACTGCGATCAAAAAGAGGTCCAACGTCTGGCTGCATTCATCATTGAATTTACTCCG GCACAAAGATAAAATGAATGACGAATACGGCCTATTATTTCAAACATTCATGActactttttctcttgctgTTTGCACCTACCGCATTTTtgactga
- a CDS encoding hypothetical protein (NECATOR_CHRII.G7583.T1) produces the protein MHHVRTKVPQRWSRERVLFTALAARFTLVFYSNIHDYIFHVNFTDIDYSVYSDAARHVAEGRSPFARETYRYTPALAWILQPVVTYKDFGKFLFCLFDILVGWMYFEMMSLQRSLTHEKSEKVEGPQTGSKETLEEEVNNSDESIMLPVVIFWLANPLTAIISARGNADVLVCAAVLYTLYLLMKGQWFTAALAHGFLAIHLKIYPLIYFPSIFLHLCQFSPKEGAIAGLKQLLSNWKGFTFAVISLTSFGLVVSFFYYFYGDQFLEEFLLYHIKRRDIKHNFSPYFYPLSLVDDNESLSKIIGFLAFFPQAFLVIFFAFRYYKDLPFCWFLSTFAFVTFNKVCTSQYFVWYIVFLPLIIDRIKMSVRDAVSLILMWSASQGVWLFFAYLFEFQGWHTLELVFAASIGFLLTNIFVMVKIIQAYTCQDELSVKTKED, from the exons ATGCATCACGTGAGGACGAAAGTACCACAGCGTTGGTCTCGTGAGAGG GTCTTGTTCACTGCTTTAGCGGCTCGCTTCACGCTGGTTTTCTACTCCAACATCCATGACTATATATTTCAT GTGAATTTCACTGATATCGACTACAGCGTGTACAGCGATGCTGCCCGTCATGTGGCTGAAGGCAGGAGTCCTTTTGCGAGGGAAACGTACAG ATACACTCCAGCGTTAGCATGGATTCTGCAACCTGTAGTAACCTATAAGGATTTCG ggaaatttctgttctgttTATTCGATATTCTTGTCGGATGGATGTACTTTGAAATGATGTCGCTTCAGCGCAGTCTAACTCatgagaaaagtgaaaaagtcgAAGG CCCACAAACCGGTAGCAAGGAAACCCTtgaggaagaagtgaataactCCGATGAATCAATAATGCTACCTGTCGTGATATTTTGGCTAGCTAATCCTTTGACTGCCATAATATCTGCGAG AGGCAATGCAGATGTCTTAGTCTGTGCAGCTGTGCTCTATACTTTATACCTACTTATGAAAGGACAG TGGTTCACTGCTGCATTAGCTCATGGTTTCCTGGCTATCCATCTGAAAATCTACCCACTTATCTATTTTCCCTCGATATTTCTGCATCTGTGTCAATTTTCACCCAAAGAAGGTGCTATTGCGGGCTTGAAGCAGTTACTTTCTAACTGGAAAGGTTTTACCTTTGCTGTG ATAAGCCTGACAAGTTTTGGCTTggttgtttcatttttctattatttttatggtGATCAATTTCTCGAAGAGTTCCTTCTCTATCATATCAAAAGGAGAGACATAAAACATAATTTCTCACCATACTTCTAT ccTCTTTCCTTAGTTGACGACAATGAAAGTCTATCGAAAATCATTGGATTTCTCGCTTTTTTCCCACAAGCATTCCTTgtcattttctttgcattcag ATATTACAAGGATTTGCCATTCTGTTGGTTCTTGAGCACTTTTGCCTTTGTGACATTCAACAAAGTATGCACTAGCCAATACTTTGTATGGTACATTGTGTTTCTGCCACTAATCATCGACAGAATCAAG aTGTCAGTGAGAGATGCTGTGAGCCTCATTTTAATGTGGTCTGCTAGTCAGGGGGTGTGGTTGTTCTTCGCATACCTGTTTGAATTCCAAGGATGGCACACTTTGGAGCTAGTATTCGCGGCGTCGATAGGGTTTCTTCTAacgaatatttttgttatggtGAAGATTATACAAGCGTATACTTGTCAAGATGAACTTTCTGTCAAGACTAAAGAGGATTAA
- a CDS encoding hypothetical protein (NECATOR_CHRII.G7581.T1) — protein sequence MPSVPIPSPQSYYCRMRNCQRTCGLLHRDSSKKRTLFGQKAVSLDQDDRKKEHRKKTNTAPERKTRVKRKARGQRSGATNITTASISTGSSRSGSHLTKDSSSPRPMCTFEEIMERAARKVSSMRVEDEPVLPPLSRQNNVFEKRSRLMPAVSLDTTTIHFDQPVWDNPKLLEELFDTEEEFALDVTPPSLREDSIIVEKVISEATHAKDYNPIDHDRKDEMISGWSSDENDYSNVDLTRVHKPQTPTSVVIPVRKRRVKGVTYEKSLDLLEN from the exons ATGCCTTCAGTACCTATACCGTCACCTCAGTCTTACTACTGTCGTATGCGAAATTGTCAACGTACATGTGGACTTTTACATAGGGACTCAAGCaaaa AAAGGACTCTATTTGGCCAAAAGGCTGTTTCACTCGATCAAGACGACCGGAAGAAAG AACAtcggaaaaaaacgaacacaGCTCCGGAGCGAAAGACCCGCGTCAAGAGAAAAG CTCGGGGTCAACGCTCAGGTGCAACAAACATAACAACTGCTTCAATTAGTACTGGTTCTTCAAGAAGTG GATCACACTTGACAAAGGATTCGTCGTCTCCACGGCCAATGtgtacatttgaagaaatcatGGAACGAGCGGCCAGGAAG GTATCATCGATGAGAGTAGAAGATGAACCAGTTCTTCCACCGTTATCGAggcaaaataatgtttttgagaaaagat CACGATTAATGCCAGCAGTATCTCTGGACACCACAACTATACATTTTGATCAACCAGTTTGGGACAATCCAAAGTTACTGGAAGAGCTGTTCGATACGGAAGAGGAGTTTGCATTGGATG TTACACCTCCATCGCTTCGGGAAGATTCTATTATCGTGGAAAAAGTTATCAG TGAAGCAACACATGCTAAAGACTATAACCCGATAGACCACGacagaaaagatgaaatgatTTCAGGATGGAGCTCAGATGAGA ATGATTACTCAAACGTCGATCTCACTCGTGTTCATAAACCGCAAA CCCCCACCTCAGTGGTGATACCAGTCCGTAAGCGTCGTGTGAAGGGTGTGACCTACGAAAAAAGCCTCGACCTCTTGGAAAATTAG
- a CDS encoding hypothetical protein (NECATOR_CHRII.G7583.T2), whose product MVFYLIGLGLGDVEDITVKGLNIVKKCKRVHLEAYTSILCYGLDKSKLEEFYGREVIEADRTLVEQNSDEILDGADVDDVAMLVVGDPFGATTHTDLVLRAKEKNIPVKVVHNASIMNAVGCCGLQLYNFGETVSIVMWLNGWEPDSYYDKIASNMEKGFHTLCLLDIKTKEQSVENMMRGRKIYEPARYLTCAEAARQLLKIAERKKESGVEPVYSESSPCVGLARVGWDDQKIVFCSLKEMSQCDLGPPLHSLILPGHMHPLEVDMLNTFKLSC is encoded by the exons ATGGTTTTCTATCTCATAGGACTTGGACTAGGTGATGTGGAAGACATTACTGTGAAAGGGCTGAACATCGTGAA AAAATGCAAGCGAGTGCACTTAGAAGCGTACACGAGCATTCTCTGTTATGGGCTGGACAAGTCGAAACTGGAAGAGTTCTACGGTCGTGAAGTGATTGAAGCAGATCGAACATTAGTTGAACAGAATTCAG ATGAAATACTGGATGGAGCAGATGTTGACGACGTTGCTATGCTTGTCGTAGGAGATCCTTTTGGTGCCACTACACATACAGATTTGGTACTTCgagcgaaggaaaaaaatatcccG GTGAAAGTTGTACACAACGCTTCTATTATGAATGCCGTAGGATGTTGTGGACTTCAG tTGTATAACTTTGGCGAAACCGTTTCTATAGTGATGTGGCTAAACGGATGGGAGCCGGACAGTTATTACGACAAAATTGCTTCCAACATGGAGAAAGGATTCCACACATTATGTTTGCTAG ATATCAAAACTAAAGAGCAATCCGTCGAAAATATGATGAG aggcCGGAAGATCTATGAACCGGCGCGATACTTAACATGTGCCGAAGCCGCTAGACAATTGTTGAAGattgctgaaagaaaaaaagagtccgGAGTTGAGCCGG TCTACAGTGAATCTTCACCATGTGTAGGATTGGCACGAGTCGGATGGGATGATCAAAAG ATTGTGTTCTGCAGTCTGAAAGAAATGTCGCAGTGTGATCTTGGTCCACCTTTGCATTCGCTCATATTGCCAGGTCATATGCATCCGTTGGAGGTTGATATGCTCAACACTTTTAAACTCAGTTGTTAA